In Silene latifolia isolate original U9 population chromosome 3, ASM4854445v1, whole genome shotgun sequence, a single window of DNA contains:
- the LOC141646726 gene encoding protein argonaute 2 produces the protein MQNRDGGRGRGGARGGGGGGERGRGRGSNSGGGGSGRGRGGQYSQPPQQHQQQPGNSRQPPVNYRPPQQQQPQSGQQPVNYRPAQQQQPIQFGQQPVNFRPPPQQQSVQFGQQQPVNYRPQQQQQNVRGYGPGPGQGGSPWRNVSPGQGDGSGRGGGGGGGGAGGGVSYASQVQRASESEGSVATIAAKMPAMKIAEKTSESTDKILPIRRPDRGGVQKIRTVGILVNHFPVRFNPASIIRHYDIDVKPEGGFAKGRATKLSKATLSLLKEKLFADHSEFPLEMTAYDGEKNIFSAVQLPTGQFTVKLSDEEGTRQRSFIFTVNLVNELKLHKLKSYLSGEVLQIPREVLQGMDVVMKENPRRNMISIGKTFHPPGYNPDNDLGGGISASFGFQHSLKSTSQGLALCLDYSVLAVRKRIPVLEFLKEHVRGFDLGSFQRLRRDIQSAVKGLKVTVTHRRTKQKYLVSGLTDRRACDITFTSEDPNGQAPPKSVRLLDYFREKYPELKINPNLPCLDVGKGGRANYLPIELCVLVEGQRYPKENLDFNAAAFLKEMSLAQPNDRKNTICGMLHDNQGGPCGGEISKNFGIDVLMNMTRVQGRVIKPPQLKLRAANNGSMMTVTVDPDSCQWNLMRSSVVEGTSLLRWAILDFSYHERPADRLNDAFIPKLIARCNKLGLHMGEPLLYEGADMRQISSAESLLPLMEEVNARARQVGKGKLQLLLCVMTRKDHGYKHIKWVSETKVGVVTQCCLSKLANKGQDQYLANLGMKINAKLGGINVDLSKPLPLFADDSHVMLIGADVNHPRAMDRLSPSIVGMVGSINKGVATKYIQLVSYQEHRCERIIGFGRLCIQLIDSYEKINGVKPKKLLIFRDGVSEGQFEMVLHEELLDLKREMKANGFSCSVTLIVAQKRHQTRLFPETQTGRSRNVPPGTVVDTTIVHPFEFDFYLCSHYGSIGTSKPTHYHVLWDEHRFTSDFLQQLIYDLCFTFARCTKPVSLVPPVYYADLLAYRGRMYHEAHSESQLSSGRSSSSLASSSTSVVSFDDSLYQLHSGIENGMFFI, from the exons ATGCAGAACAGAGACGGAGGAAGAGGACGCGGCGGCGCTCGTGGTGGAGGCGGCGGTGGAGAGAGAGGACGTGGTCGAGGTTCGAACAGCGGCGGCGGTGGAAGTGGAAGGGGAAGAGGCGGTCAGTATTCGCAACCGccgcaacaacatcaacaacaaccggGAAATTCCCGGCAACCACCGGTTAATTACCGTCCGCCGCAGCAACAACAGCCGCAGTCTGGTCAACAGCCGGTTAATTACCGGCCGGCGCAGCAACAACAACCGATTCAATTCGGTCAACAGCCGGTCAATTTCCGCCCGCCACCGCAACAGCAATCGGTGCAATTCGGTCAGCAACAGCCGGTTAATTACCGGCCACAACAACAACAGCAGAATGTGAGGGGGTATGGACCGGGACCGGGTCAAGGCGGGTCTCCTTGGCGGAATGTGAGTCCGGGTCAAGGTGATGGATCGGGTCGTGGCggtggtggcggtggcggtggcgCTGGTGGAGGTGTTAGTTATGCGTCACAGGTGCAGAGAGCTTCTGAGAGTGAAG GTTCTGTAGCAACCATTGCTGCAAAGATGCCAGCAATGAAAATTGCTGAAAAAACCTCTGAGAGTACTGACAAGATATTGCCCATCAGACGACCTGATAGAGGCGGTGTACAAAAGATCCGCACTGTTGGTATCCTTGTTAACCATTTTCCTGTCAGGTTTAATCCTGCGTCTATAATTAGACATTATGATATTGATGTCAAACCTGAGGGTGGCTTTGCCAAAGGAAGGGCTACCAAGCTGTCAAAAGCCACTTTGTCGTTGCTAAAGGAAAAATTGTTCGCTGACCATTCTGAGTTTCCTTTGGAGATGACTGCATACGATGGTGAAAAGAATATTTTTAGTGCTGTACAGTTGCCTACTGGACAGTTCACTGTGAAGCTGTCTGACGAAGAAGGTACGAGGCAACGCTCATTCATATTTACGGTTAACTTAGTGAATGAGCTTAAGCTTCATAAGTTGAAGAGTTACTTGAGTGGCGAGGTCCTCCAGATACCTCGGGAAGTACTGCAGGGGATGGATGTTGTAATGAAGGAGAATCCACGGAGGAATATGATTAGCATTGGGAAAACATTTCACCCTCCGGGTTATAACCCAGATAATGATCTAGGGGGTGGGATTTCGGCATCCTTTGGATTTCAGCACAGCCTGAAGTCTACTTCACAAGGCTTAGCATTGTGCCTGGATTATTCGGTTCTGGCAGTTAGAAAGCGGATCCCCGTCCTTGAGTTTCTGAAGGAACATGTCCGTGGCTTTGATTTGGGCAGTTTTCAAAGATTGAGACGGGACATACAAAGTGCAGTGAAAGGACTCAAGGTTACCGTCACACATCGTCGGACAAAGCAGAAGTACCTGGTGTCAGGCTTGACTGACCGACGAGCCTGTGACATTACCTTTACATCTGAAGATCCTAATGGCCAAGCTCCTCCTAAATCTGTGCGTCTTCTTGATTACTTTCGGGAGAAGTATCCTGAGCTGAAGATTAATCCAAATCTACCTTGTCTCGATGTGGGGAAAGGTGGCAGAGCAAATTATCTGCCTATTGAGCTATGTGTCTTGGTGGAAGGACAAAGATATCCAAAGGAGAATCTTGACTTCAATGCGGCTGCATTTTTGAAAGAAATGTCACTTGCACAGCCTAATGATAGGAAAAATACCATCTGTGGCATGCTACATGATAACCAAGGTGGACCATGCGG CGGAGAAATCAGCAAAAACTTTGGAATTGATGTCCTAATGAACATGACTCGGGTACAAGGTCGGGTGATAAAGCCACCACAACTGAAGTTAAGAGCAGCTAACAACGGCAGCATGATGACTGTCACTGTTGATCCTGATAGTTGCCAATGGAATCTTATGCGCAGCTCAGTTGTTGAAGGAACGTCTCTTTTGCGTTGGGCGATTCTGGACTTCTCCTATCATGAGAGACCTGCAGATCGCTTAAATGACGCTTTCATTCCGAAGCTTATTGCACGTTGCAACAAACTAGGTTTGCATATGGGCGAGCCTTTGTTGTATGAAGGGGCTGATATGAGGCAAATTTCTAGTGCTGAATCATTATTGCCACTTATGGAAGAAGTCAATGCCCGAGCTCGTCAAGTTGGGAAGGGAAAGTTACAACTTCTATTGTGTGTGATGACCCGAAAGGATCATGGCTACAAACACATCAAATGGGTTTCTGAGACAAAGGTAGGAGTTGTAACACAATGCTGCTTATCTAAGCTGGCTAATAAGGGCCAAGACCAGTACTTGGCTAATCTCGGCATGAAAATTAATGCTAAGCTTGGTGGAATCAATGTGGACCTCTCCAAACCGCTTCCTCTATTTGCTGATGATAGTCATGTAATGCTTATTGGGGCTGATGTCAATCATCCTCGTGCTATGGACCGCTTGAGCCCTTCAATTGTTGGTATGGTTGGCTCAATAAACAAGGGGGTTGCCACCAAATACATTCAGTTAGTTTCGTACCAAGAGCATCGATGTGAGAGAATCATAGGTTTTGGACGTCTTTGCATACAACTTATCGACTCTTATGAAAAGATCAACGGCGTGAAGCCGAAAAAACTACTTATATTTCGGGATGGTGTAAGTGAAGGCCAATTTGAAATGGTACTCCATGAGGAGCTTCTGGACctcaagagagagatgaaagcaAACGGGTTTTCTTGCTCAGTGACCCTTATTGTTGCTCAAAAACGACATCAGACACGCTTGTTTCCGGAAACCCAGACTGGCAGGAGCCGTAATGTACCTCCGGGTACAGTGGTTGATACGACTATTGTTCATCCATTTGAGTTTGACTTCTACTTGTGCAGTCACTATGGCAGTATCGGTACCAGCAAACCAACCCACTACCATGTTCTCTGGGATGAACACCGCTTTACTTCGGATTTTCTGCAGCAGCTCATATATGACTTGTGCTTCACGTTTGCTCGGTGCACGAAACCAGTGTCACTGGTCCCACCAGTTTATTATGCTGATTTGCTGGCATATAGAGGGCGAATGTATCATGAAGCCCATTCCGAGTCACAGCTTTCCTCAGGCagatcatcttcttccttggcaTCGTCATCAACTTCAGTAGtgtcttttgatgacagtctctACCAGTTGCACTCGGGCATCGAGAATGGCATGTTTTTCATCTGA